One window of Helicobacter winghamensis ATCC BAA-430 genomic DNA carries:
- a CDS encoding citrate synthase: MGTITLINNETGEKFDFDLIDCTRGPKAVDFSKLFERTNIFSYDPGYGSTAGCESTISFVDGKNGRLLYKGLPIEEVVEKYRFTDVAKLLITGEVPKDEKESKEFDLELRHRGFLHEGLINIFSAFPDGGHPMANLSSAVAALSTFHFDHNEMEEEDDYQTMARRIIAKITTLVAFSYRNSIGAPFIYPDISRDYVENFLYMLRAYPGGKLKYTLKGEEEITPLEVEALDKIFTLHADHGQNASTTTVRNVASTGVHPYAAISAGINALWGPAHGGANEKVLVQLAEIGDVKNVEKFVARAKDKNDPFRLMGFGHRVYKSYDPRAKAIKALKDELDKKGIRMNARFSEIAEKLEEVALSDDYFKERNLYPNVDFYSGIILTALRIPVSLFTPIFVIGRMPGWCAQVMEHIKNPHARITRPRQVYLGK; the protein is encoded by the coding sequence ATGGGAACAATTACACTTATTAATAATGAAACAGGTGAAAAGTTTGACTTTGATTTAATTGACTGCACAAGGGGACCTAAAGCGGTTGATTTTAGTAAGTTGTTTGAGCGCACAAATATTTTTTCTTATGACCCGGGATATGGTTCAACAGCGGGTTGTGAATCTACAATTAGTTTTGTAGATGGTAAAAATGGGCGTTTGCTTTATAAGGGCTTGCCCATTGAAGAAGTAGTAGAAAAATATCGCTTCACCGATGTTGCAAAACTTTTGATTACAGGGGAAGTGCCAAAAGATGAGAAGGAATCTAAAGAGTTTGATTTGGAATTGCGTCATCGTGGGTTTTTACACGAAGGGCTAATTAATATCTTTAGCGCATTCCCAGATGGCGGACATCCTATGGCAAATCTAAGCTCCGCTGTTGCGGCACTCTCTACATTCCATTTTGATCACAATGAAATGGAAGAAGAAGATGATTATCAAACAATGGCGCGTAGAATCATCGCAAAAATCACAACTTTAGTCGCATTTTCTTATCGTAATTCTATTGGAGCACCTTTTATCTATCCAGATATTAGTAGGGATTATGTGGAAAACTTTTTGTATATGTTGCGTGCATATCCCGGAGGCAAGCTAAAATACACACTTAAGGGAGAAGAAGAGATTACCCCATTAGAAGTTGAGGCGTTAGATAAAATCTTTACACTTCACGCTGATCACGGGCAAAATGCTTCTACAACAACGGTGCGTAATGTTGCTTCCACAGGTGTGCATCCTTATGCAGCAATCTCTGCGGGCATTAACGCGCTTTGGGGACCAGCACATGGGGGAGCAAATGAAAAGGTTTTAGTTCAACTTGCAGAAATTGGCGATGTGAAAAATGTAGAGAAATTCGTAGCACGCGCAAAAGATAAAAACGATCCTTTTAGACTTATGGGCTTTGGACATCGCGTGTATAAAAGCTATGATCCACGCGCAAAGGCGATTAAAGCATTAAAAGATGAGCTTGATAAAAAAGGTATTAGAATGAATGCGCGTTTTAGTGAGATTGCTGAAAAATTAGAAGAAGTGGCATTGAGTGATGATTATTTTAAAGAGAGAAATTTGTATCCTAATGTGGATTTTTATAGTGGGATTATTTTAACAGCACTTAGGATTCCTGTGTCGCTATTTACGCCAATTTTTGTGATTGGTAGAATGCCCGGTTGGTGCGCACAAGTAATGGAACATATCAAAAATCCACACGCAAGAATTACGCGTCCAAGACAAGTTTATTTGGGTAAATAA
- a CDS encoding M48 family metallopeptidase has product MHYLLLAITFIFFYGCASTDYTNRSQLMLLSNQQEISLGEQSAKEILKSAKISNNTTQIKMAQRVGSKIANVSNRPDFQWEFYVLEDKQINAFCLPGGKVFVYTGLLELVSNDDELAVVLSHEIAHTILRHGAERMSMQNIRQIGGSILGLVVQSQTPEYASLFNQAYNIGSNVGVMLPFSRSHELEADEVGITLMQKAGYNTQAAITFWQKMAAKSKGGSDFLSTHPSDTKRIQAIKEILNGK; this is encoded by the coding sequence ATGCACTACTTATTACTTGCAATAACATTTATTTTCTTCTATGGATGCGCTTCAACAGATTACACAAATCGCTCACAACTTATGCTCTTAAGCAATCAACAAGAAATCTCTCTAGGAGAACAAAGCGCTAAAGAGATTTTAAAAAGCGCTAAGATTAGCAACAATACCACACAAATTAAAATGGCACAACGCGTTGGAAGCAAAATCGCAAATGTTTCCAATCGCCCTGATTTTCAATGGGAATTTTATGTTTTAGAAGATAAACAGATTAATGCCTTTTGCTTGCCCGGAGGAAAAGTCTTTGTTTATACAGGTTTGCTTGAGCTTGTTAGCAATGATGATGAGCTTGCTGTTGTTCTCTCTCACGAGATTGCACACACCATTTTAAGACACGGGGCAGAGAGAATGAGTATGCAAAATATCCGCCAAATTGGCGGCAGTATCTTGGGGCTTGTTGTGCAATCACAAACTCCAGAATACGCTTCACTTTTTAATCAAGCATACAATATAGGTAGCAATGTTGGCGTAATGCTTCCTTTTAGTCGCTCTCACGAGCTAGAGGCAGATGAAGTTGGAATCACTTTAATGCAAAAAGCAGGTTATAACACACAAGCAGCAATCACTTTTTGGCAAAAAATGGCAGCAAAAAGCAAAGGTGGCTCAGACTTCTTATCTACACACCCAAGCGATACAAAACGCATTCAGGCAATCAAAGAAATTTTAAATGGCAAATAA
- a CDS encoding YqhA family protein: MWNARLFIILAVILSLVGSILLFVVASVDIIKAAKQTYLYYIGALWEGADIHNILLNSIIMAIDLYLIAVVLLIFAFGLYELFINKIEVKDESQSKVLEIHTLDQLKDKLAKVIVMALIVAFFSKVLNMGMKTTQDMLFFAISILSLAVGLYFLHKDSKH; encoded by the coding sequence ATGTGGAATGCGCGGTTGTTTATTATTTTGGCGGTGATTTTATCGCTTGTGGGTTCAATCTTGCTTTTCGTTGTGGCAAGTGTGGATATTATAAAAGCGGCAAAACAGACTTATTTATATTATATTGGAGCATTATGGGAGGGAGCAGATATTCATAATATTTTGCTAAACTCTATTATTATGGCGATTGATTTGTATCTTATTGCTGTGGTGCTTTTAATCTTTGCCTTTGGTTTGTATGAATTATTTATTAACAAAATTGAAGTTAAAGATGAGAGTCAATCTAAAGTATTAGAGATTCATACACTAGATCAACTTAAAGATAAGCTTGCAAAAGTGATTGTTATGGCGTTAATTGTTGCGTTTTTCTCAAAGGTGTTAAATATGGGAATGAAAACAACGCAAGATATGTTGTTTTTTGCGATTTCTATTTTATCGCTTGCTGTTGGGCTGTATTTCTTACACAAAGATTCCAAACATTAA
- a CDS encoding c-type cytochrome codes for MQRIILTLQQEKQIKQNKSLSYQIQQALQQNKQSKQQIKQVKQINKQNKKTSYEVFKTTLTSFLGLCLLGSLNLAQAKDNFNPSKEYKQNCSICHGANGLKAPPGGRETQLIGAMLKDYVYQRLIDYASDKGGTPGNNFIMFAVMDEYQYTKEEIKQLAEYITDLGHKEME; via the coding sequence ATGCAAAGAATAATACTAACTTTACAACAAGAGAAACAAATAAAACAAAACAAAAGTCTAAGCTATCAAATACAGCAGGCTTTACAACAAAATAAACAAAGCAAACAACAAATAAAACAAGTTAAACAAATCAACAAACAAAACAAAAAGACTTCCTATGAAGTCTTTAAAACAACACTAACTTCTTTTTTAGGATTATGTTTATTAGGAAGTTTAAATCTTGCACAAGCAAAAGACAATTTTAATCCTAGTAAAGAATATAAACAAAATTGTTCTATCTGTCATGGAGCAAATGGATTAAAAGCTCCACCTGGAGGTAGAGAAACACAACTTATTGGTGCAATGCTAAAAGATTATGTGTATCAAAGACTTATTGATTATGCAAGTGATAAAGGAGGAACACCGGGAAATAACTTTATTATGTTTGCAGTAATGGATGAATACCAATACACTAAAGAAGAAATCAAACAACTAGCAGAGTATATTACAGATTTAGGGCATAAGGAGATGGAGTAG
- a CDS encoding sensor histidine kinase, translating into MQKLFLYICIALVAVFSTFFYACLHIVTYQNIESKLQQTIKQDPFNEKISQIQQDISQEVRNLETFGIVLVALNCAFWILIITLLWKEKQRLKTTIATLNTLSEPSAFKYLEKNPLEQALKGLLERIQEYYEIQKQLYSGIVHELKTPLAVIKAKCEVTLLKPRENVVYINALKENIQSVNVAQASIKALFDLQNCQIHKESPKKLVIQNELENITRDFALLHKDRKFDYKLQAQGLELAIQPSLLRQIIQNFLQNAFKFTPKDKAVSLKSYVENGILKIEVLDEGCGIATNFDVFAPFKKNGEQEGIGLGLFLAKRAAQALGGEIKLENRKDTQGAIATFTLKI; encoded by the coding sequence TTGCAAAAGCTCTTTTTATATATTTGTATCGCCCTTGTGGCGGTATTTTCTACTTTTTTTTATGCGTGCTTACACATTGTAACTTATCAAAATATAGAATCCAAATTACAACAAACTATCAAACAAGATCCCTTTAATGAAAAAATTTCGCAAATTCAACAAGATATTAGCCAAGAAGTTAGGAATCTAGAAACTTTTGGTATTGTGCTAGTAGCGTTAAATTGCGCATTTTGGATTCTAATTATAACGCTATTGTGGAAAGAAAAGCAAAGATTAAAGACAACTATTGCAACTCTAAATACACTAAGTGAGCCTAGCGCATTTAAATATTTGGAGAAAAATCCCCTAGAACAAGCTTTGAAGGGATTGTTAGAGCGCATACAAGAGTATTATGAAATCCAAAAACAACTTTATAGTGGGATTGTACACGAGTTAAAAACGCCCTTAGCAGTGATTAAAGCCAAATGCGAAGTTACCTTGTTAAAACCGCGCGAAAATGTAGTTTATATCAATGCCCTAAAAGAAAATATACAAAGTGTCAATGTAGCGCAAGCTAGCATTAAGGCGTTGTTTGATTTGCAAAACTGCCAAATCCACAAAGAAAGCCCCAAAAAGCTTGTTATCCAAAACGAACTAGAGAATATCACAAGAGATTTTGCTTTGTTGCATAAAGATAGAAAGTTTGATTACAAGCTTCAAGCACAAGGCTTAGAGCTAGCAATTCAGCCATCACTTTTAAGACAGATTATTCAAAACTTTCTGCAAAATGCTTTCAAATTTACCCCAAAAGATAAGGCAGTTTCTTTAAAAAGCTATGTGGAAAATGGAATCTTAAAAATAGAAGTTTTAGATGAAGGATGTGGAATTGCCACTAATTTTGATGTTTTTGCGCCTTTTAAAAAGAATGGAGAGCAAGAGGGAATAGGGCTTGGGCTGTTTTTGGCTAAAAGGGCAGCACAGGCTCTAGGTGGAGAAATCAAACTAGAAAATCGCAAGGATACACAAGGGGCTATTGCAACTTTTACGCTTAAAATTTAG
- the hsrA gene encoding homeostatic response regulator transcription factor HsrA encodes MRILIIEDEVSLNKTITEGLNEFSYQTDVAENLKDGEYYISIRNYDLVLADWMLPDGSGLEIINQVKNKSPRTAVVVISAKDDAQSEVEALRAGADDFLAKPFDFSVLVARIEARLRFGGTNLIEIEDLVINPDEEKITYKGQEIELKGKPFEVLTHLARHRDQIVSKEQLLDAIWEEPELVTPNVIEVAINQIRQKMDKPLNIATIETVRRRGYRFCYPKSV; translated from the coding sequence ATGAGAATTTTGATTATTGAAGATGAAGTTAGTCTTAATAAGACTATTACAGAGGGCTTAAATGAGTTTAGTTATCAAACAGATGTTGCAGAAAACTTAAAAGATGGTGAGTATTATATTAGTATTCGTAATTATGATTTGGTGCTTGCAGATTGGATGTTACCTGATGGTAGTGGATTAGAGATTATTAATCAAGTTAAGAATAAATCTCCACGCACAGCAGTTGTGGTAATTTCTGCAAAAGATGATGCGCAAAGCGAAGTGGAAGCATTAAGAGCGGGTGCAGATGACTTTTTAGCAAAACCTTTTGATTTTAGCGTTTTAGTTGCTAGAATTGAGGCGCGTTTGCGTTTTGGCGGAACAAATCTTATTGAAATTGAAGATTTAGTAATTAATCCTGATGAAGAGAAGATTACTTATAAAGGACAAGAGATTGAGCTTAAAGGTAAGCCTTTTGAAGTATTAACACATCTTGCACGCCATAGAGATCAAATTGTTTCAAAAGAGCAATTACTAGATGCAATTTGGGAAGAGCCAGAGCTTGTAACGCCAAATGTTATTGAAGTGGCAATCAATCAAATTCGCCAAAAAATGGACAAGCCTTTAAATATCGCAACGATTGAAACAGTAAGGCGCAGAGGTTATAGATTCTGCTATCCAAAGAGCGTTTAA
- the lolA gene encoding LolA-like outer membrane lipoprotein chaperone, translating into MKTLKDWLKVGILFCILSAMAQAKDLQVVQSFSANFEQRVHSADNKGSTLKYTGTLKALAPTSVLWKYETPIPKEIYIDNGTMIIFEPKLQQAIFTQLQENMDLLSLLKKAKKIKENHYEAVILGQKYILLLKDGILKELRFVDALGNKVEIVFTKIVINSKIDEGIFEFNPAGDIDIIYH; encoded by the coding sequence ATGAAAACCTTAAAAGATTGGTTAAAAGTTGGAATCCTTTTTTGTATTTTAAGCGCAATGGCGCAAGCAAAGGATTTACAAGTAGTTCAGAGTTTTAGTGCAAACTTTGAACAAAGGGTACATTCTGCTGATAACAAAGGAAGCACACTAAAATATACAGGCACTCTAAAGGCATTAGCCCCAACTAGCGTGCTATGGAAGTATGAAACGCCTATTCCAAAAGAGATTTATATTGATAATGGCACAATGATTATCTTTGAGCCAAAGCTTCAACAGGCAATTTTCACACAATTACAAGAAAATATGGATTTGCTAAGTTTGCTTAAAAAAGCAAAAAAAATTAAAGAAAATCATTATGAAGCGGTGATTTTAGGGCAAAAATACATTCTATTGCTTAAAGATGGAATCTTAAAAGAATTGCGTTTTGTTGATGCTCTAGGCAATAAAGTAGAGATTGTTTTTACTAAGATTGTGATTAATAGCAAGATTGATGAAGGCATTTTTGAGTTTAATCCCGCTGGAGATATTGATATTATCTATCATTAA
- a CDS encoding NAD-dependent succinate-semialdehyde dehydrogenase → MDLFAHKDILKVKEKNTIEVRNPATQEILAYIKKTDKNALKKIIYNASKAQKEWANILAEERADALMRFFNLMLEHKDFLAEIMTKEQGKPLSEARGEIVYAASFIKWFAEEARHICGDIMESKMQGQKLMTIKQPIGVCAAITPWNFPSAMITRKIAPALASGCAIIVKSSSLTPLSAYALELLAKEAKIPKGIFVVVNGDSNVIGDELCENEIVRKLSFTGSTEVGAKLYAKCAKSIKKLSMELGGNAPFIVFDDANLKEAVQGIMASKFRNSGQTCVCANRIYAQSGIYPKLCVELEKAMQELKVGNGLEEGVNQGPLISQNALEKVKEHIADALKKGAKLLKGGKEHTLSGTYFEPTLICNVESNMLVAKEETFGPLAPIFKFESEEEVITMANDTEFGLAAYFFTQDYKRQWRVAEALEYGMVGINTGLISNEVAPFGGVKHSGLGREGSKYGLEEYMELKYLCLSLT, encoded by the coding sequence ATGGATTTATTTGCACATAAAGATATTTTAAAGGTAAAAGAAAAAAATACGATAGAAGTTAGAAATCCAGCTACACAAGAGATTTTAGCTTATATTAAAAAAACAGATAAAAATGCATTAAAAAAAATTATTTATAACGCAAGTAAAGCGCAAAAAGAATGGGCAAACATTTTAGCTGAAGAGAGAGCAGATGCGCTAATGCGTTTTTTTAATCTAATGCTAGAACATAAAGATTTTTTAGCAGAGATTATGACAAAAGAGCAGGGCAAGCCTTTAAGTGAAGCTAGGGGTGAGATTGTTTATGCAGCTTCGTTTATTAAATGGTTTGCAGAAGAGGCACGCCATATTTGTGGGGATATTATGGAATCCAAAATGCAAGGACAAAAACTAATGACTATAAAACAGCCCATTGGTGTGTGTGCGGCAATTACGCCTTGGAATTTTCCATCGGCAATGATTACACGCAAGATTGCTCCAGCATTAGCAAGCGGCTGTGCTATTATCGTAAAATCCTCTTCTTTAACACCGCTTAGTGCGTATGCGCTTGAATTGCTTGCAAAAGAAGCCAAAATTCCAAAAGGCATTTTTGTGGTGGTTAATGGTGATTCTAATGTGATTGGTGATGAATTGTGCGAGAATGAGATTGTGCGTAAATTAAGCTTCACTGGCTCAACAGAAGTTGGAGCAAAGTTGTATGCAAAGTGTGCAAAGAGTATTAAAAAGCTTAGTATGGAGCTTGGTGGGAATGCCCCTTTTATTGTCTTTGATGATGCAAATTTAAAGGAAGCAGTGCAAGGGATAATGGCTTCAAAATTTCGCAATAGCGGTCAAACTTGTGTGTGTGCAAACCGCATTTATGCACAAAGTGGAATCTATCCTAAGCTATGTGTGGAGTTAGAAAAAGCAATGCAAGAATTAAAAGTGGGGAATGGATTGGAAGAAGGTGTTAATCAAGGACCTTTAATTAGTCAAAACGCTTTAGAAAAAGTCAAAGAACACATCGCCGATGCGCTCAAAAAAGGGGCGAAACTTCTAAAAGGAGGCAAGGAACATACGCTTAGTGGAACTTACTTTGAGCCTACATTAATCTGTAATGTGGAATCTAATATGCTGGTGGCAAAGGAAGAAACTTTTGGACCGCTAGCACCGATTTTTAAATTTGAAAGTGAAGAAGAAGTTATTACTATGGCAAATGATACAGAATTTGGCTTGGCGGCGTATTTTTTCACACAAGATTATAAGCGACAATGGCGTGTTGCTGAAGCATTAGAATATGGAATGGTAGGGATTAACACAGGGTTAATTTCTAATGAAGTTGCTCCCTTTGGTGGCGTTAAACACAGCGGTTTAGGGAGAGAAGGTTCAAAATATGGATTAGAAGAATATATGGAGCTTAAATATTTATGCTTAAGCTTAACGTGA
- a CDS encoding autotransporter outer membrane beta-barrel domain-containing protein: MPPTPSPSQTFILSKNGEILGNIDMEKGVTGLGNTLGINLYGDKALMSGNINAKAGQAFIALRGGSKITGNINIGENGFTKFVITNSPSIAGQNHHNNPPEIGTNTISSKITVNKLGMLNIRAENDKAFKINGSIDNNGGIVNLASYRNRFVGGTYKCGENNNHTCIVNGYTMEMQDGFIFSKTGDYHFKNTNGGKIGLHSWNFTESGRIIIDTDGQDKREENLKNVKFGEFNEFPDHPNYPNFVRPKEEETITEMSGAQSIKTDTKTTPITITLFGDDKIFAKGSYVQYLVLTPEEEKRICNNGNCGDVNKGTGIYDKDGRHNVAGHFIEGGAGANGESNFATLLHEGKVIKLSVGGGDTIAPVVQADGLIGELKVNDDTPGSTIGSNQINALNTNMTQTFNTLKEISTKTFRTEHTNLSSYNTLKEQVAYALYNHSKNASKNNSLDNNPTNKNLSSNNLKNHTNNNLLSYNAKNSLNDNINLLDNTSNPGNTNIASNVSNINALTNPASNTSGNNTLSNVSNNTNLEAYATDEQITTYATYAQAGASDALLYDEINKGYTDLDLLRALDDIFIKQNKKESDLYTYAVPYYNYIKDKSLGLGTTKTNSYGLLAGGQLNSNYGVYGFYINLENSKRENNTTSTDTDSTSYLAGLTYYNAFHRFSNKELYVSLNTMLGTTKSDVSMIDSDSYKDDFDFDSLNYGAELRAGVNIYNVLTNSYWTPELGLIYTGMAVDSYEIKHTKLTEYYDKTTINLLEGVAGLRFHHAYNQTTRFNAALGAKFRLYDDAKSQMKIAGETLANPLFATRDIKLPDTSYYVQFGLVKLLGDNVELSLNYQGNFAKDIQGHTAFARIGYWW; encoded by the coding sequence GTGCCACCAACACCTTCACCTTCACAAACATTTATTCTTTCAAAAAATGGTGAAATTTTAGGTAATATTGATATGGAAAAAGGCGTGACAGGTCTTGGAAATACTCTTGGAATAAATTTATATGGAGATAAGGCATTGATGAGCGGAAATATCAATGCAAAAGCGGGACAAGCCTTTATAGCACTTAGGGGAGGTTCTAAAATCACTGGAAATATTAATATAGGGGAAAACGGATTTACCAAATTCGTTATTACAAATAGCCCATCTATTGCTGGACAAAACCATCATAATAACCCTCCAGAAATTGGAACAAATACTATTTCTAGCAAAATAACCGTAAATAAGCTTGGAATGTTAAATATTAGAGCTGAGAATGATAAGGCTTTCAAGATTAATGGTTCTATTGATAACAATGGCGGTATTGTTAATTTGGCAAGCTATAGAAATAGATTCGTTGGTGGAACATATAAGTGTGGTGAAAACAATAATCATACTTGTATAGTTAATGGATACACAATGGAAATGCAAGATGGCTTTATATTTTCTAAAACTGGTGATTACCATTTTAAAAACACAAATGGTGGAAAAATAGGGCTTCATTCTTGGAATTTTACAGAAAGTGGTAGAATCATTATTGATACTGATGGGCAGGATAAGAGAGAAGAGAATCTTAAAAATGTAAAGTTTGGAGAGTTTAATGAGTTTCCGGATCATCCTAATTATCCAAATTTTGTGCGTCCAAAGGAAGAAGAAACAATAACAGAGATGTCAGGTGCTCAGTCCATAAAAACAGATACTAAAACTACACCTATAACCATCACCCTCTTTGGCGATGATAAAATCTTCGCTAAAGGCTCTTATGTCCAATATCTTGTTTTAACCCCTGAAGAAGAAAAAAGAATCTGTAACAATGGAAATTGTGGTGATGTTAATAAAGGCACAGGTATCTATGATAAAGACGGCAGACATAATGTAGCAGGACATTTTATTGAAGGGGGAGCAGGAGCTAATGGAGAAAGTAACTTTGCAACCTTACTCCATGAAGGAAAAGTCATTAAACTTAGTGTTGGTGGTGGAGATACTATTGCACCTGTTGTTCAAGCAGATGGTTTAATTGGTGAATTAAAAGTTAATGATGATACTCCCGGCTCCACTATTGGTTCTAATCAAATTAATGCACTAAATACTAATATGACACAAACCTTTAACACCCTTAAAGAAATCTCTACTAAAACTTTTAGAACAGAGCATACTAATCTCTCAAGCTATAATACTCTAAAAGAACAAGTAGCTTATGCTCTTTATAATCATTCTAAAAATGCTTCAAAGAATAATTCTTTAGATAACAATCCTACAAACAAGAATCTTTCTAGTAATAATTTAAAAAATCATACCAATAATAATCTCTTGAGTTATAATGCAAAGAATTCTTTAAATGATAATATAAATCTATTGGATAATACTAGTAACCCAGGTAATACAAATATTGCTAGTAATGTAAGTAATATAAATGCTTTGACAAATCCTGCAAGCAACACTTCAGGGAATAACACTTTAAGCAATGTTTCAAATAACACTAACTTAGAAGCTTATGCCACAGATGAACAAATTACTACTTATGCTACTTATGCACAAGCTGGTGCATCTGATGCTTTACTCTATGATGAAATCAATAAAGGCTATACAGATTTAGATCTCTTAAGAGCCTTAGATGATATTTTTATTAAGCAAAATAAAAAAGAAAGTGATCTTTATACTTATGCAGTGCCTTATTATAATTACATTAAAGATAAATCTTTAGGATTAGGCACCACAAAAACAAATAGTTATGGATTGCTAGCTGGAGGACAATTAAATTCTAATTATGGAGTTTATGGCTTTTATATTAATTTAGAAAACTCTAAGAGAGAAAACAACACAACAAGCACAGATACAGATAGCACAAGTTATTTAGCAGGATTAACTTATTACAATGCCTTCCATAGATTTTCTAATAAAGAACTCTATGTTAGTCTTAATACAATGCTAGGAACTACAAAGAGTGATGTCTCTATGATAGATAGTGATTCTTATAAAGATGATTTTGACTTTGATTCATTAAATTATGGAGCAGAACTAAGAGCTGGAGTTAATATTTATAATGTCTTAACTAATAGTTATTGGACACCAGAGTTAGGTTTAATCTATACAGGAATGGCAGTAGATTCTTATGAGATTAAACATACAAAGCTTACAGAATATTATGATAAAACAACAATTAATCTCTTAGAAGGGGTTGCAGGATTAAGATTCCATCACGCTTATAATCAAACTACACGCTTTAATGCAGCACTAGGAGCTAAGTTTAGACTCTATGATGATGCAAAAAGTCAAATGAAAATTGCAGGAGAGACATTAGCAAATCCTTTGTTTGCTACAAGAGATATTAAACTTCCAGATACTTCTTATTATGTGCAATTTGGTCTTGTTAAACTTCTAGGAGATAATGTAGAGTTAAGTCTAAACTATCAAGGAAACTTTGCAAAAGATATTCAAGGACATACTGCCTTTGCTAGAATTGGATATTGGTGGTAA
- a CDS encoding class II 3-deoxy-7-phosphoheptulonate synthase: MQEWNPKSWRSKVALQQPIYNDLEVLNRIQDKLSKYPPLVFAGEARSLKAHLAKVSRGEAFLLQGGDCAESFADFNAVRIRDLFKIILQMAVVLTYAGACPIVKVGRLAGQFAKPRSSDTETLNGITLPSYRGDIINGIEFSAKAREANPNRILQAYHQSAATLNLIRAFAQGGLADLNQVQKWNLDFVNNAQSERFCEMADKITQALAFMEACGITAKNTPTLHETEFFTSHEALLLNYEEALTRKDHLTGDWYDCSAHMLWIGERTRNLDGAHLEFLRGVGNPLGVKIGPNATKDDILGICEILNPSNEAGRLNFIVRMGASTILDRLPKLLESIKSEGKEIVWSIDPMHGNTIKASSGYKTRSFDSILSEVKAFFEIHKSVGTYAGGVHLEMTGEDVTECVGGMQAITEENLGCNYNTQCDPRLNASQAIELSFLIADVLKQRRI; the protein is encoded by the coding sequence ATGCAAGAATGGAATCCTAAAAGTTGGCGTAGCAAAGTCGCTTTACAACAGCCTATTTACAATGATTTAGAAGTGTTAAATCGCATTCAAGATAAACTTAGTAAATATCCGCCATTAGTGTTTGCTGGGGAAGCAAGATCGCTAAAAGCACACTTGGCAAAGGTTTCACGCGGGGAAGCATTTTTGCTACAAGGTGGCGATTGTGCGGAGAGTTTTGCGGATTTTAATGCAGTAAGAATTAGGGATTTGTTTAAGATTATCTTACAAATGGCAGTGGTTTTAACCTATGCTGGAGCTTGTCCGATTGTAAAAGTTGGACGCCTAGCGGGGCAGTTTGCAAAACCTAGAAGCAGTGATACAGAAACTCTTAATGGAATCACTTTACCTAGTTATCGTGGAGATATTATTAATGGCATAGAATTTAGTGCCAAAGCTAGGGAAGCTAATCCAAATAGGATTTTGCAAGCTTATCATCAATCCGCTGCTACGCTAAATTTAATCCGTGCCTTTGCGCAAGGGGGTTTAGCAGATTTAAATCAAGTGCAAAAGTGGAATCTTGATTTTGTCAATAATGCTCAAAGTGAGAGATTTTGCGAAATGGCAGATAAAATCACGCAAGCCTTAGCGTTTATGGAAGCGTGCGGAATCACAGCAAAAAATACTCCAACCTTACACGAAACGGAGTTTTTTACTTCACATGAAGCATTGCTTTTAAATTATGAAGAAGCCTTGACGCGCAAGGACCATTTGACAGGTGATTGGTATGATTGTTCAGCACATATGTTATGGATTGGAGAGCGCACACGCAATTTAGACGGAGCGCATTTGGAGTTTTTGCGTGGCGTTGGAAATCCTTTGGGGGTAAAAATTGGACCAAATGCTACAAAAGATGATATTTTAGGGATTTGTGAGATTTTAAATCCAAGCAATGAAGCAGGACGATTAAATTTTATTGTTAGAATGGGCGCAAGCACAATCCTTGATAGACTTCCAAAGCTTTTGGAATCCATTAAGAGCGAGGGTAAAGAGATTGTATGGAGCATTGATCCAATGCACGGCAATACAATAAAAGCAAGTAGCGGTTATAAAACCCGTTCTTTTGATAGTATTTTAAGTGAAGTGAAAGCATTTTTTGAAATCCACAAAAGTGTCGGCACTTATGCAGGTGGCGTGCATTTGGAGATGACAGGAGAAGATGTGACAGAGTGTGTGGGAGGAATGCAAGCAATCACGGAAGAAAATTTGGGTTGCAACTATAATACACAATGTGATCCGCGCTTAAATGCAAGCCAAGCCATTGAACTTTCCTTTTTAATCGCTGATGTTCTAAAACAAAGGCGCATTTAA